One genomic region from Candidatus Binatia bacterium encodes:
- a CDS encoding tetratricopeptide repeat protein, with protein MAAATAAFLAASALAALFASPSVPAARADPDPDALSAAKTLERRAAEDSSDAESALAEARRLADAKKFNEAATVLRGRLAADPHDADARSLLARVLAWGRHYDESIAEYRTLLAQRPDNAFDRAGYARVLAWSGRSEASLREFRRAVRADSTDLESRVGYARALSWAGDLPGASTEYRGILSSNPAYGDAWLGYATVARWRGAPASSDRFLERAAHGSADTEAMDQEREAVRDALGPSIGAGVTTAHERQYVAAAPDFTIESTGPFAQARATLAHAATVTARVSRLAQFERRLGPPVAGTTLNYDVDMTVLRADAALTRAYPFLLSAGVESRAIEAGSPNVIYPLRGDDRFFGWNARAWGFAGRWTPSVSIRRDYVPIKDDAGLPEIQAGRQTVAAGDLAYQGNARATLSAGAEHGSYSDGNDRNTLHAGVAYRLRPARPGLTADYGISFTDFDTSSASYFTPLKSTRHAAGLALTGYSEKASLDWGARYQFSAVLSSNFENIYTSTWSGWVNLVAGGSVPLGLEGSYSRDNNAYETWFVGVSGAVRW; from the coding sequence ATGGCCGCGGCGACGGCGGCATTCCTGGCCGCGTCCGCGCTCGCCGCTCTGTTCGCCTCGCCGTCCGTTCCGGCCGCGCGCGCCGATCCCGACCCCGATGCACTCTCCGCCGCCAAGACGCTGGAGCGCCGCGCGGCGGAGGATTCGTCCGATGCCGAGTCGGCGCTCGCCGAGGCCCGCCGCCTGGCCGACGCGAAGAAGTTCAATGAGGCCGCGACCGTGCTGCGCGGCCGGCTCGCGGCCGATCCCCACGACGCCGACGCGCGATCGCTGCTCGCGCGCGTGCTCGCGTGGGGCCGCCATTACGACGAATCGATCGCCGAGTATCGGACGCTGCTCGCGCAGCGCCCGGACAATGCGTTCGACCGCGCCGGCTACGCGCGGGTGCTGGCCTGGTCGGGGCGCTCCGAGGCTTCGCTCCGCGAGTTCCGCCGCGCCGTTCGCGCCGACTCCACCGATCTCGAAAGCCGCGTGGGCTACGCGCGCGCTCTCTCCTGGGCCGGCGACCTTCCCGGCGCTTCCACGGAATACCGCGGCATCCTGAGCTCGAATCCGGCGTACGGCGACGCGTGGCTCGGCTATGCGACGGTCGCCCGCTGGCGGGGGGCCCCGGCTTCGTCGGACCGCTTCCTCGAGCGCGCGGCCCACGGCAGCGCCGACACCGAAGCGATGGACCAGGAGCGCGAGGCCGTGCGGGACGCGCTCGGCCCCTCGATCGGCGCCGGCGTCACCACGGCGCACGAGCGCCAGTACGTGGCCGCCGCGCCCGATTTCACGATCGAGAGCACGGGCCCCTTCGCGCAGGCGCGCGCGACCCTCGCGCACGCGGCGACGGTCACGGCGCGCGTGTCGCGCCTGGCGCAGTTCGAGCGCCGCCTGGGTCCCCCCGTCGCGGGGACGACGCTCAACTACGACGTGGACATGACCGTGCTGCGCGCCGACGCCGCGCTGACCCGGGCCTATCCGTTCCTGCTGAGCGCCGGCGTCGAGAGCCGCGCGATCGAAGCGGGAAGCCCCAACGTGATCTACCCGCTGCGCGGCGACGACCGCTTCTTCGGCTGGAACGCGCGCGCCTGGGGATTCGCGGGGCGCTGGACGCCCAGCGTTTCGATCCGCCGCGACTACGTGCCGATCAAGGACGACGCCGGACTGCCGGAGATCCAGGCGGGGCGGCAGACCGTGGCGGCAGGCGACCTGGCTTATCAGGGGAACGCGCGCGCCACCCTGAGCGCGGGCGCCGAGCACGGCTCCTATTCGGACGGGAACGACCGGAATACCCTGCACGCCGGCGTTGCCTATCGGCTGCGCCCGGCCCGTCCGGGCCTGACCGCCGACTACGGCATCTCGTTCACCGATTTCGACACGTCGTCGGCCTCCTACTTCACGCCGCTCAAGAGCACGCGCCACGCCGCGGGCCTGGCGCTCACGGGATACTCCGAGAAGGCGTCGCTCGACTGGGGGGCGCGCTACCAGTTCTCGGCGGTCCTCTCGTCCAACTTCGAGAACATCTACACGAGCACCTGGTCGGGCTGGGTGAACCTGGTCGCGGGCGGGTCGGTCCCGCTCGGCCTCGAGGGCTCCTACTCGAGGGACAACAACGCCTACGAGACCTGGTTTGTCGGGGTCTCGGGAGCCGTCCGATGGTGA
- a CDS encoding HEAT repeat domain-containing protein, with amino-acid sequence MIDYQSLVITLGLLLGILALTTMAAVVNKIHSTREEDSRKRFLDRLRQQFLLLASDGDRPASYREIANGLTGRWSQLAAEEVSQLELSLRLDVIRSLEEQGVIAHYLRETKSPLKWSRAHALRLLGELKVPASVPALLAALEDKDPDVRNVAARALGRMKLQAAEEALVGLLGKHEQSVSARIAAICIEMGARTAPLLIRALRDGTPKARFWAARILGEIREGRAARSLGDALLDPEPDVRSAAAWALGAVADRSTAGMVEAALRDPVWFVRAHAAEALGKIGDSTMAGALGRMLEDRSWWVRKNALDALVLLGEAAKPALHLALQSNDRFARDCAAEGLATLGVPAVPPQRAATGG; translated from the coding sequence ATGATCGACTACCAGTCGCTGGTGATCACGCTGGGGCTCCTGCTCGGAATCCTGGCGCTCACCACGATGGCGGCGGTCGTGAACAAGATCCACTCGACCCGGGAGGAGGATTCCCGGAAGCGCTTCCTGGACCGCCTGCGCCAGCAGTTCCTCCTCCTGGCTTCGGACGGGGACCGGCCGGCCTCGTATCGGGAGATCGCCAACGGGCTCACCGGCCGCTGGTCGCAGCTCGCCGCCGAGGAGGTCAGCCAGCTCGAGCTCTCGCTCCGCCTCGACGTGATCCGCTCCCTCGAGGAGCAGGGCGTGATCGCCCATTACCTGCGCGAGACGAAGAGCCCCCTCAAGTGGTCGCGCGCCCATGCGCTCCGCCTCCTGGGCGAGCTCAAGGTGCCGGCGTCGGTGCCCGCGCTCCTGGCCGCGCTCGAGGACAAGGACCCCGACGTGCGCAACGTCGCCGCGCGCGCCCTCGGCAGGATGAAGCTCCAGGCCGCCGAGGAGGCGCTGGTCGGGCTCTTGGGCAAGCACGAGCAGTCGGTCTCGGCGCGCATCGCCGCGATCTGCATCGAGATGGGCGCCCGCACCGCGCCGCTCCTGATCCGCGCGCTCCGCGACGGAACGCCGAAGGCGCGCTTCTGGGCCGCCCGCATCCTGGGCGAGATCCGGGAAGGCCGCGCGGCGCGCTCCCTGGGCGACGCCCTCCTCGATCCCGAGCCGGACGTCCGCTCGGCCGCGGCATGGGCGCTGGGCGCAGTGGCCGACCGGTCCACGGCCGGGATGGTCGAGGCGGCGCTCCGCGATCCGGTCTGGTTCGTTCGCGCGCACGCCGCCGAGGCGCTGGGCAAGATCGGCGACTCCACGATGGCCGGGGCGCTGGGCCGGATGCTCGAGGACCGCTCCTGGTGGGTGCGCAAGAACGCGCTGGACGCCCTGGTGCTGCTGGGCGAGGCGGCCAAGCCGGCGCTTCACCTGGCCCTGCAATCGAACGACCGGTTCGCGCGCGACTGCGCCGCGGAGGGCCTGGCCACGCTGGGCGTGCCCGCGGTCCCGCCCCAGCGGGCCGCGACGGGAGGCTGA
- a CDS encoding glycosyltransferase, whose product MHAIDAPTWLFPTLNVVSIVVLVYFTALQLVLFTLLIVSFFDMRRRLAQNFYADYEAVAKSHFTFPISVLVPAFNEETTVVEAVRSVLSLDYPQHEVIVINDGSSDGTLARLTREFGLVRRETIVRRSIPTDTALRGIYRSPTIPNLVVVDLEHAGKSAALNAGINVSRYPLFCTIDADSVFQENALLRVVRPFLEDPDRVIAVGGQVRVANGCKVERGRVVDPHLPQNILAAFQVVEYLRAFVASRLGLSAMNNLLILSGVFSLFRKDVVVEVGGYRSDVVTEDMELVLRLHHAMREQGRPYSVVFLPDPICWTEVPQGVRTLARQRGRWHRGLLHSLWLHRSIFWEKKSGSLRWLGMPYYVLFELLGPVVEVIGYIVLPIAYFMGFLSPLYFWAFLFLSVTSGAFLSISAVFLEELSFGLYRSWGDFALMIAIGVIENFTYRILTLFFRLGAMVDILLGRGGWGKQERAGFGRAEAASVKP is encoded by the coding sequence ATGCACGCGATCGACGCTCCGACCTGGCTCTTCCCGACGCTCAACGTCGTGAGCATCGTCGTGCTCGTCTACTTCACGGCGCTCCAGCTCGTGCTCTTCACGCTGCTCATCGTCTCGTTCTTCGACATGCGCCGGCGGCTGGCCCAGAACTTCTACGCCGACTACGAGGCGGTGGCCAAGTCGCACTTCACCTTCCCGATCAGCGTGCTCGTCCCCGCCTTCAACGAGGAGACCACGGTGGTCGAAGCGGTGCGGTCCGTGCTCTCGCTCGACTATCCCCAGCACGAGGTGATCGTCATCAACGACGGCTCCTCCGATGGAACGCTGGCGCGGCTGACCCGCGAATTCGGACTCGTGCGCCGCGAGACGATCGTGCGCCGGAGCATCCCGACCGACACGGCCCTCCGGGGCATCTACCGCTCGCCGACGATCCCGAACCTGGTCGTGGTGGACTTGGAGCACGCGGGTAAGAGCGCTGCGCTGAACGCGGGCATCAACGTCTCGCGCTATCCCCTCTTCTGCACCATCGACGCCGACTCCGTATTCCAGGAGAACGCGCTGCTCCGGGTGGTGCGTCCGTTCCTGGAGGATCCCGATCGCGTGATCGCGGTGGGCGGCCAGGTCCGCGTCGCCAACGGCTGCAAAGTGGAGCGCGGCCGCGTCGTGGACCCGCACCTGCCGCAGAACATCCTGGCCGCGTTCCAGGTGGTGGAATACCTGCGCGCCTTCGTCGCGAGCCGCCTCGGGCTCTCGGCCATGAACAACCTGCTCATCCTCTCGGGCGTGTTCAGCCTGTTCCGGAAGGACGTGGTCGTGGAGGTGGGGGGCTACCGCTCCGACGTCGTGACCGAGGACATGGAGCTGGTCCTGCGGCTCCACCACGCGATGCGCGAGCAGGGGAGGCCCTATTCGGTGGTGTTCCTGCCCGATCCGATCTGCTGGACCGAGGTGCCGCAGGGGGTCCGCACGCTGGCCCGGCAGCGGGGGCGCTGGCACCGGGGGCTGCTCCACTCGCTCTGGCTCCATCGCTCGATCTTCTGGGAGAAGAAGTCGGGGTCCCTCCGCTGGCTCGGCATGCCCTACTACGTCCTGTTCGAGCTGCTCGGGCCGGTCGTGGAGGTGATCGGCTACATCGTGCTCCCGATCGCCTACTTCATGGGCTTTCTCTCCCCCCTCTATTTCTGGGCGTTCCTCTTCCTGTCGGTGACGTCCGGGGCCTTCCTGTCGATCTCGGCGGTCTTCCTGGAGGAGCTGTCGTTCGGGCTCTACCGCTCCTGGGGCGACTTCGCCCTGATGATCGCGATCGGCGTGATCGAGAATTTCACCTACCGCATCCTCACCCTCTTCTTCCGCCTGGGCGCCATGGTTGATATCCTCTTGGGACGTGGCGGCTGGGGGAAGCAGGAGCGCGCCGGCTTCGGGCGCGCGGAGGCCGCTTCCGTCAAACCCTGA
- a CDS encoding M6 family metalloprotease domain-containing protein: protein MRAVLGIALACLMMSAGRASAAPPLYPSNPARGRSTALQAPRIPPKQPGLDAPSQVRTTVGSKYKVLVILLQFTDHPADTLNHTTADFADLLFSKGTRPGGSLRDYYNEVSGGAFDVDGVVTRWYTAPRPYTDYVGTDGGQGPGPLNAQVMALDAIRLAEPDVDFTQFDNDGPDGIPHDGDDDGEVDGIFVVHAGPGAEETGIPTADIWSHKWNVPGPRGGTTADGVVVYDYTTEPEEWSINSPWTTKGELMTIGVFCHEFGHVLGLPDLYDTSGLPGANEGLGEWDLMASGLFNHLPGKTVGSCPAHLSAWSKEALGWLQPTWVTQDSTGVTIPPVETSGRAFRLWTNGVEAGEYFLVENRQPIGFDAALVKSTMERDSTAAHGLMIYHVDTGIIGNNTASHKQVDIEEGGGIEAASGFTGVQNLDLARGSAASEPACEGQVIVVGNRGDLYDPWPGAGARGAFDANSCPNSDSYCGGISQVAIRNIAEAAAQPRDVTADFFVSGTSVRRGAVTVDDSPFLGNTNNGNGLAEPGETVRIHIPLQNLDTTPTGVLTARVAVTEPYAGLLADSVYYGALGGAASDTGSVIFAAINPTPDPRGCNITIAVSDPAGLVLADSVQILIGQRSGLCEDFENGTVHRWVSVPLGCGGVSEWHREAGVNHTPGGSWAWRLGPFGFIGHYAASQDARLVSQPVRLTGTSDTLSFWQRYDSEFAFDGLTVEISTNSGATWTPLNPVGGYNTGDRFSGTQTTFTRVDVPLTGYSGIVQFAFRFRSEPPNEGLGWWIDDVLVGGTSACAATAIAIASFDAAAEPPGGPAAVRLSWSVADPAATSVGIDREGDDGPRRRIATVPASDGGYRDADLAAGAYRYWITASREGEPAAEAGPIAVTVGEAPRVLALSSVRPNPFRAGASVAVSLDRSGPFMVRVFTADGRLVRTLARGAGRPSDLRLTWDGTDGRGRPAGAGIYFFELRSGSRTRVQKAVLLR from the coding sequence TTGCGCGCCGTCTTGGGGATCGCGCTGGCCTGCCTGATGATGTCGGCGGGCCGGGCATCCGCCGCTCCACCGCTCTATCCTTCGAATCCCGCGCGCGGACGCTCCACGGCGCTCCAGGCGCCGCGGATCCCCCCGAAGCAGCCCGGGCTGGACGCGCCGTCCCAGGTCCGGACGACGGTGGGCAGCAAGTACAAGGTCCTCGTCATCCTCCTCCAGTTCACCGATCACCCCGCGGACACGCTGAACCACACGACGGCCGATTTCGCCGATCTCCTGTTCTCGAAGGGAACCCGTCCCGGCGGAAGCCTTCGCGACTACTACAACGAGGTGTCGGGGGGCGCCTTCGACGTCGACGGCGTCGTGACCCGGTGGTACACGGCCCCGCGGCCCTACACCGACTACGTCGGCACGGATGGCGGGCAGGGCCCTGGCCCCCTCAACGCGCAGGTGATGGCGCTCGACGCCATCCGTCTCGCGGAGCCCGACGTGGACTTCACCCAGTTCGACAATGACGGGCCCGACGGCATCCCGCACGACGGCGATGACGACGGCGAGGTGGACGGAATCTTCGTCGTCCATGCGGGTCCGGGCGCCGAGGAGACGGGCATCCCCACCGCGGACATCTGGTCGCACAAGTGGAACGTGCCGGGACCGCGGGGAGGAACGACCGCCGACGGCGTGGTCGTCTACGACTACACCACGGAGCCCGAGGAATGGTCCATCAACTCGCCCTGGACCACGAAGGGCGAGCTGATGACGATCGGGGTCTTCTGCCATGAATTCGGGCACGTGCTCGGACTTCCCGACCTCTACGACACGAGTGGCCTTCCCGGGGCGAACGAGGGGCTGGGCGAGTGGGATCTGATGGCCTCGGGACTCTTCAATCACCTTCCCGGCAAGACGGTGGGAAGCTGCCCCGCGCATCTCTCGGCGTGGTCCAAGGAAGCTCTCGGCTGGCTCCAGCCCACGTGGGTGACCCAGGACAGCACCGGCGTGACGATCCCCCCGGTGGAGACCTCGGGACGCGCGTTCCGTCTCTGGACCAACGGGGTCGAGGCCGGAGAGTACTTCCTCGTGGAGAACCGCCAGCCGATCGGGTTCGACGCCGCGCTCGTGAAGTCCACGATGGAGCGGGATTCGACCGCGGCGCACGGTCTCATGATCTATCACGTCGATACCGGGATCATCGGGAACAACACGGCATCCCACAAGCAGGTGGACATCGAGGAAGGAGGCGGCATCGAGGCCGCGTCGGGCTTCACCGGGGTCCAGAATCTCGACCTGGCGCGCGGATCGGCGGCCAGCGAGCCGGCGTGCGAGGGGCAGGTGATCGTGGTCGGAAACCGCGGCGATCTCTACGATCCCTGGCCCGGCGCGGGAGCGCGCGGCGCGTTCGACGCGAACAGCTGCCCCAACAGCGACTCCTACTGCGGCGGAATCTCGCAGGTGGCGATCCGGAACATCGCCGAGGCGGCAGCGCAGCCCCGGGACGTGACGGCCGACTTCTTCGTCAGCGGGACCTCGGTGCGCCGAGGGGCCGTCACGGTGGACGACTCCCCCTTCCTCGGGAACACCAACAATGGAAACGGGCTCGCCGAACCGGGTGAGACCGTCCGGATCCACATCCCTCTGCAGAACCTGGACACCACGCCGACGGGCGTCCTCACGGCGCGGGTGGCCGTCACCGAGCCCTACGCCGGACTCCTGGCCGACTCGGTCTACTACGGCGCCCTGGGCGGGGCAGCCTCGGACACCGGCTCGGTCATCTTCGCCGCCATCAACCCGACTCCCGATCCGCGCGGCTGCAACATCACCATCGCGGTCTCCGATCCCGCCGGCCTCGTCCTGGCCGACAGCGTGCAGATCCTGATCGGCCAGCGCAGCGGCCTCTGCGAGGACTTCGAGAACGGCACCGTGCACCGGTGGGTTTCCGTGCCGCTCGGCTGCGGAGGCGTCAGCGAGTGGCACCGCGAGGCGGGCGTCAACCACACCCCCGGCGGCTCCTGGGCCTGGAGACTGGGGCCGTTCGGCTTCATCGGCCACTACGCCGCGTCCCAGGACGCGCGCCTCGTGAGCCAGCCGGTCCGGCTCACGGGCACGAGCGATACCCTCTCCTTCTGGCAGCGCTACGACAGCGAGTTCGCCTTCGACGGGCTGACGGTCGAGATCTCGACCAATTCCGGGGCCACCTGGACGCCGCTCAACCCGGTGGGCGGCTACAACACCGGGGACCGCTTCAGCGGCACCCAGACCACGTTCACGCGCGTCGACGTGCCGCTCACGGGCTATTCGGGAATCGTCCAGTTCGCGTTCCGGTTCCGCTCCGAGCCCCCCAACGAGGGCCTGGGCTGGTGGATCGACGACGTGCTCGTGGGAGGCACCTCCGCTTGCGCGGCCACGGCGATCGCGATCGCGAGCTTCGACGCGGCGGCCGAGCCTCCCGGCGGCCCCGCCGCGGTCCGCCTGTCGTGGAGCGTTGCCGACCCGGCCGCAACCTCGGTGGGGATCGACCGGGAGGGCGACGATGGGCCGCGGCGGCGGATCGCCACGGTGCCCGCCTCCGACGGAGGCTACCGCGACGCCGACCTCGCCGCCGGCGCCTACCGCTACTGGATCACCGCCTCCCGCGAGGGAGAGCCCGCCGCCGAGGCGGGCCCGATCGCGGTGACGGTCGGCGAAGCGCCGCGGGTGCTCGCGCTCTCGTCCGTGCGGCCGAACCCCTTCCGCGCCGGCGCTTCGGTGGCCGTCTCCCTGGACCGGAGCGGCCCCTTTATGGTACGCGTGTTCACCGCGGACGGACGGCTCGTCCGCACGCTGGCCCGCGGAGCGGGCCGGCCCTCCGATCTTCGGCTCACCTGGGACGGAACGGACGGGCGGGGACGCCCGGCGGGAGCGGGGATCTACTTCTTCGAGCTGCGCTCCGGAAGCCGGACGCGCGTGCAAAAGGCGGTGCTCCTGCGATGA
- a CDS encoding GNAT family N-acetyltransferase — protein sequence MSGSTTTRIDGPLVTLEVPGPEHLPAIWKVYLDAPDYFEALTGSSDFDPTDVEMMYEEAIADESRFYFAVRRTDTKSLIGTIEIESGSDEHPAALRGLVIAQGERGRGYGRAALEMAEQFLGDELGVPSIAAEVPEGYDDGERFLEAMGYRQRRLRSGDVRWVKRLSEE from the coding sequence ATGAGCGGCTCCACCACGACCCGGATCGACGGCCCCCTGGTCACCCTCGAGGTGCCGGGGCCCGAGCATCTCCCGGCCATCTGGAAGGTCTACCTGGACGCCCCCGACTACTTCGAGGCGCTGACCGGCTCCTCCGATTTCGACCCGACCGACGTGGAGATGATGTACGAGGAGGCGATCGCCGACGAGAGCCGCTTCTACTTCGCGGTCCGGCGCACCGACACGAAGAGCCTGATCGGCACGATCGAGATCGAGTCGGGCTCCGACGAGCACCCGGCCGCGCTCCGGGGCCTCGTGATCGCCCAGGGAGAGCGGGGCCGGGGCTACGGCCGCGCCGCGCTGGAGATGGCGGAGCAGTTCCTGGGAGACGAGCTGGGCGTTCCTTCGATCGCGGCGGAGGTGCCGGAGGGGTACGACGACGGCGAGCGCTTCCTCGAGGCGATGGGCTACCGCCAGCGGCGGCTCAGGTCCGGCGACGTCCGTTGGGTGAAGCGCCTGTCGGAGGAATAG
- a CDS encoding ATP-binding protein has protein sequence MTPIDETEPAGAPRRPRAGLHARIFLTFGIIVVGLVAAAVTFFVRSESDSLLRETRKRGFAVARSIAWLSTPSLLSYNYIALNQAARRSQAGGEIAYVVIYDKEGQIAADSRVRNSFGQPPRDADDYAAHAVREEQWKFIPPAAPGRPRVLEILLPVYVDGYRVKWGTVRVGVSLESMDQEIAALGQHLVVAGILAAILCLFAARAAARSITRPIDRLVSATRAVAKGDYSQRVNLQTGDELETLAWHFDRMSDEVQRQQAEVLASRENLARLNQSLEVAVEARTHALAESEAKYRVLVESSPQGLLIVQRGKAVFANRAIAQMADRLESELLHPGFDPLVLFDGEAQEPLREALEGTNAAATQRTTEIVQPVGRRIPVEVQTAPLVFQNRPAAMVLVSDVSALRDLQDRLVRGEKLRALGELAAGVAHDFNNNLGIILGRTQLLLSRTGDPALVSGLNVIRQAAMDGGEAVRRIQQFSRVREDRAHESLELAEIAEEVVEITRGKWKNDAERRGVKVEVRIEAADAPSILGSRAEIREAMTNLIFNAVDALPRGGRIDVRCRAEGGQAVIEVADDGIGMDEDVRSRMFEPFFTTKGLSGTGLGLSMVYGIVSRHQGTIEVETGVGRGTVVRMRFPVTDRLDRPASPRQADPSRRSARVLVVDDELELLHVLEEALAAAGHVVTAASSGLEGIERFREGAFDVVLTDLGMADVSGWELARTVRQEGSPSVVLGLVTGWGATISQEMVVGHGVDFVVAKPFDVEDLIARTNRAIETKQGPNGAAEAPAIPPTGASPNGRRRT, from the coding sequence ATGACCCCGATCGACGAGACGGAGCCCGCGGGGGCCCCGCGCCGGCCGCGCGCCGGGCTTCACGCGCGCATCTTCCTCACGTTCGGCATCATCGTGGTCGGCCTGGTGGCGGCGGCGGTCACCTTCTTCGTGCGAAGCGAGAGCGACTCGCTCCTCCGAGAGACCCGGAAGCGCGGATTCGCCGTGGCCCGGAGCATCGCGTGGCTCTCCACCCCCTCACTCCTCTCCTACAACTACATCGCCCTGAACCAGGCCGCTCGCCGGTCGCAGGCGGGGGGCGAGATCGCCTACGTCGTGATCTACGACAAGGAGGGGCAGATCGCCGCCGACAGCCGCGTGCGGAACTCGTTCGGGCAGCCGCCGCGCGATGCCGACGACTACGCGGCGCACGCCGTGCGGGAGGAGCAGTGGAAGTTCATCCCGCCCGCGGCCCCGGGCCGCCCACGCGTGCTGGAGATCCTGCTTCCCGTCTACGTGGACGGCTACCGGGTCAAGTGGGGCACGGTGCGCGTCGGGGTCTCGCTCGAGAGCATGGATCAGGAGATCGCCGCGCTCGGGCAGCACCTCGTGGTGGCGGGCATCCTCGCGGCCATCCTTTGCCTCTTCGCGGCGCGCGCCGCCGCCCGGAGCATCACCCGACCGATCGACCGCCTCGTCTCGGCGACGCGCGCGGTGGCGAAGGGGGACTACTCCCAGCGCGTGAACCTCCAGACGGGCGACGAGCTGGAGACCCTGGCCTGGCACTTCGACCGGATGTCGGACGAGGTGCAGCGCCAGCAGGCGGAGGTGCTCGCGAGCCGCGAGAATCTTGCGCGCCTGAACCAGTCGCTGGAGGTCGCCGTCGAGGCGCGGACCCACGCGCTCGCGGAGTCCGAGGCCAAGTACCGCGTGCTGGTCGAGTCGAGCCCGCAAGGGCTCCTCATCGTGCAGAGGGGGAAGGCGGTCTTCGCGAACCGCGCCATCGCCCAGATGGCGGACCGGCTCGAGTCGGAGCTGCTCCATCCGGGGTTCGACCCGCTCGTCCTCTTCGACGGCGAGGCGCAGGAGCCGCTGCGCGAAGCCCTCGAAGGCACGAACGCCGCGGCCACGCAGCGGACGACCGAGATCGTCCAGCCGGTCGGCCGGCGGATTCCGGTCGAGGTGCAGACGGCTCCGCTCGTCTTCCAGAATCGTCCGGCGGCGATGGTCCTGGTCTCCGACGTCTCCGCGCTCCGGGACCTTCAAGACCGGCTGGTGCGGGGCGAGAAGCTGCGCGCCCTGGGCGAGCTGGCGGCCGGCGTGGCGCACGACTTCAACAACAACCTCGGCATCATCCTCGGCCGGACGCAGCTCCTCCTGTCTCGAACCGGCGATCCGGCGCTCGTCTCCGGGCTCAACGTGATCCGGCAGGCCGCCATGGACGGCGGCGAGGCGGTGCGCCGCATCCAGCAGTTCAGCCGCGTGCGCGAGGATCGCGCGCACGAGTCGCTGGAGCTGGCGGAGATCGCCGAGGAAGTGGTCGAGATCACGCGCGGCAAGTGGAAGAACGACGCCGAGCGGCGAGGCGTCAAGGTGGAGGTCCGGATCGAGGCAGCCGACGCCCCCTCGATCCTGGGCTCGCGCGCCGAGATCCGGGAGGCGATGACGAACCTGATCTTCAACGCCGTGGACGCCCTTCCGCGCGGAGGGCGCATCGACGTGCGCTGCCGCGCCGAGGGGGGACAGGCCGTGATCGAGGTCGCGGACGACGGCATCGGCATGGACGAGGACGTGCGGAGCCGCATGTTCGAGCCCTTCTTCACGACGAAGGGCCTCTCCGGAACGGGCCTGGGGCTCTCGATGGTCTACGGCATCGTGTCGCGCCACCAGGGGACGATCGAGGTGGAGACCGGGGTGGGCCGCGGCACCGTGGTGCGCATGCGCTTCCCGGTGACCGATCGGCTCGATCGGCCGGCGTCCCCGCGGCAGGCCGACCCCAGCCGGAGATCCGCGCGGGTGCTGGTCGTGGACGACGAGCTCGAGCTGCTCCACGTCCTGGAAGAGGCGCTGGCGGCAGCCGGGCACGTCGTGACCGCCGCCTCCTCGGGCCTCGAAGGGATCGAGCGCTTCCGGGAAGGGGCCTTCGACGTGGTACTGACCGACCTGGGCATGGCGGACGTGAGCGGGTGGGAGCTGGCGCGGACCGTGCGCCAGGAAGGGAGCCCCTCGGTCGTCCTGGGGCTGGTGACCGGATGGGGGGCCACGATCAGCCAAGAGATGGTGGTGGGGCACGGCGTCGATTTCGTGGTGGCGAAGCCGTTCGACGTGGAGGACCTGATCGCGCGCACCAACCGCGCGATCGAGACGAAGCAGGGCCCGAACGGGGCGGCCGAAGCCCCGGCTATTCCTCCGACAGGCGCTTCACCCAACGGACGTCGCCGGACCTGA